The genomic stretch AAGAAGGGATCCTGATCTTGTGATAGCACAATCTCTTTGAGTTCTGGTCGTATCTCTGGCACATCGCGTAAATCCACCCTTCCGTTATGGATGCCCAGCAACTCGTGCACCATGGCCTGGTATGTCCATTGTGTCAACAGCGGCGTGACGGGGTCGTCTCTTCGATCTACAATCAGCAGAATGGGCGGGGTGTCTGTTTTGCGGAAGTCGAACAGTTGCTCTTCCTGTGTCATGTGGTAGCGGACCTCGGTTGCCAGTTTCTTGACCAGCAGGCTGTTCTTCTGGTATCGTATTAAGGGCTTCTTTTTCAGCGACAGCAGCAGCGCCATGACGGCCTCGGTGGAGCGTTGTAGCGCATCCTGGTTCCACGAGTCGGGACTTGTGCTCCATATCCGGTGGTTTGGGAAGCCGAGGTTGAGGGACATGAGGTCGGGGTTTATGACGAGGAAGTCTGCAAAGTACTCTTGGACTGCGCGTACGACTTCATGGTCGTCTGCTTCGGCGAGGCGCTCTAGAGCCGATTTCTTGATTATGTTGCTAAAGTCTACCATTCGTCAGCCAACAATAGCTCCAACTAGTGACTTTCTCCACGTGGGCGTACATACATATGTTGTATTCACCATACTTGGGCTCTCGTAGCTCTTCAATCAAGCTTTGGATAGACTCGGGCGAGGGTCGCACGAAGCACAGACAGTGCAGATGGCGCATCTTCTCGCGCTTCTGGTTGTCCAGGCGGCTACCATAGCGTTAGCCCTGTATCGCGCAATGTGTCGCAAGGGGGGGAAGCGCTACTCTGTGAGGTAGACTTCATGGTTGAGGAGGGCGGATTGTGTCGTCGCCGTCGACACGATCGACACCTATGCCTCAGTCAGTATCTACTATATCATCTCTCGGCAGAGCAGACAAACCCACAGTCTCGTTGTCGAGTAGGAGGATCTTCATCTTGGCCGCGGAGGTGCCTGTCGCCGCGCTGTCTCCAGCCGACACCATCTTGGTAATGTAGCCGGAGACGGCCTGGATGATGTCCATGATGGCGATGGAGCCTTGTTTGAAGCTATCGCCGAATTTCCGTTGCAGTCGCAGTTCAGAAGCGTAGCCGTGTTACTCTTTCTTCTTTCATGTCGACGCAGGTCGCTGCTGCTACGTGAGCGAGCTAGTCAGCAACTGGCTCAAGCGCCGCACCCGAGGTCAGGTACGACCGACTAACCATGACGCGCCAAGCATCTGCACAGCATAGTTACCTCATCCATCTACGTACAGCTGTGACGTATGAGTAAGCCACGAACCAGTCCGCCATGATTGGCTATGTAAGCCATAGGCAGGGATTATGTGACGTACAACTCCGCTTCTGCGAATCGTACATACATAAGATTCAATTCAACACGCCTACCTTCTCCCAATTGATCTGTCACATCCAAGCCTGCTACCACAACCACTCACGAACTCCAACATGACCAAGCTCTTCATGTAGGTCAAAATTCCCCTTCACCATGTGCCACAAGTATACCCACTAATCAGATACTAGCACAGGTGCCACCGGCTACATTGGGGGCGACGCCCTCTACACCATCGCAAACAAGTATCCTGACCTGGAAATCACTGCACTTGTCCGTAACAGCGACAAAGGTGCCAAGGTCGCCGCACAATACCCCAAGACCCGCCTTGTATACGGCACCCTTGACAGTACCGACCTACTTACTACCGAGGCTTGCAACGCGGATATCGTCCTTCATACCGCAGACTGTGATCACGTGGCCTCTGCCACCGCTCTTGTCGCTGGTCTTAGCCAGAGTGGACGAAAGACACACCTCATCCATACTTCTGGTACTGGTGTGCTCTCTTTCGAAGACTTCGAATCCAGTACCTATGGCTTCAAACGCGACAAGGTTTATGATGACTGGGACCACATCAGTGAAGTTACTTCGCTCCCTGATGTGGCCCTTCATCGGAATGTTGACAAGATCATCCTTGGATCCAATCAAGCATCGGCGGGCAAGATACAGTCGGCTATCGTCTGCCCACCATGCATCTATGGCCCTGGTCGTGGCCCAGGCAATCAGCGTAGTGTACAGGTCTACGACATGACCAAGTTCGCACTGAAGCGCATGAAAGGCTTCGTTGTCGGCAATGGCGAAAACATCTGGACCCAGGTGCATGTGCAAGACCTCAGTGAGCTCTACCTAGCTCTAGTAACAGCTGCCCTATCACCTGATGGCGGCAAGGCATCATGGAATACGGAAGGATACTACTTTGCAGAGAACGGAGATTTCTGTTGGGGCGACGTCGGACGCAAGATCGGAGAGATTGCATTCAAGAACAAACTGATCAATCATGATGGCATCGACAATGTGAGCAAAGAAGAGGCAGATGAGATGCGACCATTTGGCAGCTACCTCTGGGGTACCAATTCAAGGTGCAGGTCTATTCGCGCCAACAAGCTTCTGGGGTGGACTCCAAAACAGAAGAGCATATTTGATCTCCTACCGGACATTGTCGACGAGGAGGCGAAGGTGCTCGGTCGTATCAGGCAGCATGCCGAGGAAGCTGCTGAGGGACGCATCCTGAAGTAATCGAATGGCATCCCGTGCATACACTTACATGATAAATCGAATCAACACATCATATTTGTAACCTCAAATGATCTTGTGAGGGAGGCATACTGTGGTCATACAATAATGCCATAATCATCTGTGGGTTGGCTGACAGGTAAAGATCTTATTGAAGAACTGTAGGCTCAGGAAAAGAGAAGTTTAATAACTCTGTCAAGGCCAATTCCGTGCAAACAAGTCCTGTACTGGAAAATGTCGCTGGCCAAATTCTGTACTGTGC from Pyrenophora tritici-repentis strain M4 chromosome 1, whole genome shotgun sequence encodes the following:
- a CDS encoding NAD dependent epimerase-dehydratase family protein, producing MTKLFITGATGYIGGDALYTIANKYPDLEITALVRNSDKGAKVAAQYPKTRLVYGTLDSTDLLTTEACNADIVLHTADCDHVASATALVAGLSQSGRKTHLIHTSGTGVLSFEDFESSTYGFKRDKVYDDWDHISEVTSLPDVALHRNVDKIILGSNQASAGKIQSAIVCPPCIYGPGRGPGNQRSVQVYDMTKFALKRMKGFVVGNGENIWTQVHVQDLSELYLALVTAALSPDGGKASWNTEGYYFAENGDFCWGDVGRKIGEIAFKNKLINHDGIDNVSKEEADEMRPFGSYLWGTNSRCRSIRANKLLGWTPKQKSIFDLLPDIVDEEAKVLGRIRQHAEEAAEGRILK